One window from the genome of [Clostridium] celerecrescens 18A encodes:
- a CDS encoding Crp/Fnr family transcriptional regulator has product MVLGEYLPFWNKLTEKQRMLLKDKAREARFEKGTLVHGGADGCSGLLLVTAGQLRVFMLSDEGRELTLYRLLERDICLFSGPCMVKNIQFDVTVEAEQDSVVSVIPPEVYKTLMEQSAVVSNFTNELMASRFSDVMWLMDQVLNKKMDGRLAAFLLEEGRLNGSSELSITHEQIAHHLGTAREVVTRLLRLFQADHLVKLTRGNVELLNEEGLELLAANSLR; this is encoded by the coding sequence ATGGTGTTGGGAGAATACCTTCCTTTCTGGAATAAGCTGACAGAGAAACAGAGAATGCTCTTAAAAGATAAAGCCAGGGAAGCCAGGTTTGAAAAGGGTACGCTGGTCCATGGCGGTGCTGACGGCTGCAGCGGGCTTTTGCTTGTGACCGCGGGGCAGCTAAGGGTTTTCATGTTATCGGATGAGGGGCGGGAGCTGACGCTTTACCGTCTGCTTGAGCGGGATATCTGCCTTTTTTCCGGTCCCTGTATGGTTAAAAACATTCAGTTCGATGTGACGGTGGAAGCGGAGCAGGATTCCGTGGTTTCTGTAATCCCGCCGGAAGTTTATAAGACGCTGATGGAGCAGTCGGCAGTTGTTTCCAATTTTACCAATGAGCTTATGGCTTCCCGTTTTTCCGATGTCATGTGGCTGATGGACCAGGTCTTAAATAAGAAAATGGATGGCCGCCTGGCCGCTTTTCTTCTGGAAGAGGGAAGGCTTAACGGTTCCAGTGAGCTTTCCATCACCCATGAGCAGATTGCCCATCACCTGGGAACTGCAAGAGAAGTGGTTACCCGGCTTTTGCGCTTGTTCCAGGCAGATCATCTGGTAAAGCTCACCAGAGGAAACGTGGAGCTGCTGAATGAAGAGGGGTTGGAGCTGCTTGCTGCGAACAGTCTGCGGTAG
- a CDS encoding DUF4317 domain-containing protein, translating to MNKKEANEIKKLFTPANCAISRICGCYVDAEKNKRTEIKEAFLSLPEEEAFKYFAIFRSGLSGTIGKNMVNMEFPLHTEAEGGTQNFLLKLRDSQLKDDALIEEFYDKVIASYDYGENFYIILIHCAYDIPARSSDGLEMDDASDFVYEFIQCSVCPVKLSKAGLCYNSESNVIENRSRDWIVEAPDTGFLFPAFNDRNTDIHSLLYYTKNPEQMPERLIDELLGCVIPMSAKSQKETFQALVEETLGDNCDFETIKNLHENLNEILEETKDEPAPFTLDKYQMKRLLENNGASQEKLEEFEQRYSENEEMSVPPFIASNVVNTRSFEIKTTDVSIKVAPDKTHLVENRMIDGRPCIVIGISEHVEINGITVRPIAADRTMEPEE from the coding sequence ATGAATAAGAAAGAAGCTAACGAAATAAAGAAACTTTTTACTCCTGCTAACTGTGCCATCAGCCGTATCTGTGGCTGTTATGTGGATGCGGAAAAAAACAAAAGAACGGAAATTAAGGAGGCATTTTTATCCCTCCCAGAGGAAGAAGCGTTTAAATATTTTGCCATCTTTAGAAGCGGCCTGTCAGGGACGATCGGCAAGAACATGGTCAATATGGAATTTCCCTTACATACGGAAGCTGAAGGCGGAACCCAGAACTTTCTGTTAAAGCTTCGGGACAGCCAGTTAAAGGATGATGCCCTGATCGAGGAATTTTATGATAAGGTGATCGCAAGCTACGACTACGGCGAGAATTTTTACATCATCCTCATTCATTGCGCCTACGATATTCCCGCAAGGTCCTCTGATGGACTTGAAATGGATGATGCCTCTGATTTTGTTTATGAATTCATCCAGTGCTCCGTCTGCCCGGTTAAACTGTCAAAGGCCGGCCTTTGTTACAATTCTGAGTCTAACGTAATCGAAAACCGCAGCAGGGACTGGATCGTGGAGGCTCCTGATACCGGCTTTTTATTTCCGGCCTTTAACGACCGGAATACGGATATTCACAGCCTTTTATACTATACCAAAAACCCGGAGCAGATGCCGGAACGCTTAATTGATGAGCTGCTTGGCTGTGTGATCCCTATGTCAGCCAAGAGCCAGAAAGAAACATTCCAGGCTCTCGTGGAGGAAACGCTGGGAGATAACTGCGATTTTGAAACGATTAAGAATCTTCACGAAAATTTAAATGAGATTCTTGAAGAAACAAAGGATGAACCGGCTCCCTTTACCCTGGACAAGTATCAGATGAAAAGGCTGTTGGAGAACAACGGAGCCAGCCAGGAGAAGCTTGAGGAGTTTGAGCAGCGTTATAGCGAAAACGAAGAAATGTCTGTGCCTCCCTTTATCGCTTCCAATGTGGTTAATACCAGAAGCTTTGAGATCAAGACAACAGATGTGAGTATAAAGGTAGCGCCTGATAAAACCCATCTGGTAGAAAACCGGATGATCGACGGCCGGCCATGCATTGTCATAGGCATCAGTGAGCATGTGGAAATCAACGGAATCACAGTAAGGCCCATAGCAGCAGATAGAACAATGGAGCCGGAAGAGTAA
- a CDS encoding desulfoferrodoxin family protein, with the protein MKFLKCNRCGNIVAVVEEKGGTITCCGENMHELVANTTDAATEKHVPVIEIDGQHVKVTVGSVEHPMLPEHFIGWIALETKQGNQRKILNPGDKPVAEFMLCDGDEVVAAYEYCNLHGLWKADK; encoded by the coding sequence ATGAAGTTTTTAAAGTGTAACCGTTGCGGTAATATTGTAGCGGTTGTAGAAGAAAAGGGCGGTACCATTACGTGCTGTGGAGAGAATATGCACGAATTGGTAGCCAATACAACAGATGCTGCAACTGAGAAGCACGTTCCGGTAATTGAGATTGACGGTCAGCATGTAAAAGTTACAGTTGGTTCCGTTGAACATCCAATGCTTCCTGAACATTTCATCGGTTGGATCGCATTAGAGACCAAGCAGGGCAATCAGAGAAAGATATTGAATCCAGGTGACAAACCAGTGGCTGAATTCATGCTTTGCGACGGAGATGAAGTAGTTGCCGCATACGAATACTGTAATCTTCACGGATTATGGAAAGCAGATAAATAA
- a CDS encoding restriction endonuclease FokI C-terminal domain-containing protein — MTVADRTFGWVQEAYTLDNLKNVVSAFVPDSKINRILRMDKIPRLISEKDGRDEFIRELSGEEITIPYTHLKGKGTPVGYTRSNAPCSGIIQAVLPGQRKEYQSDWPADSFLRWAVSIGFLHYSRTDDVCSLSPLGRQYAEAAEGSEEEAGALKTALLSYPPVCRVLSLLGEEGHLTKFEIGARLGFIGEAGFTSIPQYMILQGLAEAETREERTKLLQDTEGTSDKYVRTICSWLLQMGWINKVAKEVTVSIGGLTCTGTIPQSYQLTLKGRTILKHVTGVSRFPRIPKRVMWDMLATKVADREYLRNRRTHIIKCLEGAYRSPLQVKEYLKGMGMEEEEETILDDLRSFENIGLQVKKTGNTYRIMDEITGLELPFKSHGPVPVKSEVSLCKDYLRSHLNHVDHRYLILLDLGFDGTSDRDYEIQTAQLLTGELNFKGARLGDTRKPDVCVYYGEDGLIIDNKAYGKGYSLPIKQADEMYRYIEENKERNEKLNPNKWWEIFDKDVIHYHFAFVSGAFTGGFKERLENIRMRSGIYGAAVNSMNLLLMAEELKSGRLDYKECFKLFDCNDEIVLQRS, encoded by the coding sequence ATGACAGTGGCAGATCGGACATTTGGCTGGGTACAGGAGGCCTATACCCTGGATAACTTAAAAAATGTGGTATCCGCGTTCGTGCCGGATTCAAAGATCAACAGGATCCTGCGCATGGATAAAATACCCAGGCTCATATCGGAAAAAGACGGGAGAGATGAGTTTATACGGGAATTAAGCGGCGAGGAGATCACCATTCCTTATACCCATTTAAAGGGAAAGGGGACACCTGTCGGCTATACAAGGAGCAATGCCCCCTGTTCCGGAATTATCCAGGCAGTTCTGCCAGGGCAGCGGAAGGAATACCAAAGCGACTGGCCTGCAGATTCCTTTCTGAGATGGGCGGTAAGCATTGGCTTTCTCCATTACAGCCGGACCGATGATGTTTGTTCCCTGTCCCCCCTGGGGCGTCAATATGCGGAGGCAGCCGAAGGAAGCGAGGAAGAAGCCGGCGCATTAAAGACCGCATTGCTTTCCTATCCGCCCGTATGCAGGGTGCTGTCCCTGTTAGGAGAAGAAGGGCATCTGACAAAGTTTGAGATAGGAGCAAGACTTGGCTTCATCGGAGAGGCAGGCTTCACCTCCATTCCCCAATACATGATCCTGCAGGGACTGGCGGAAGCAGAAACCAGGGAAGAGAGGACAAAGCTTCTTCAGGATACGGAAGGAACCAGCGATAAATACGTCAGGACTATTTGCAGCTGGCTTTTACAGATGGGCTGGATCAATAAGGTGGCAAAGGAGGTAACTGTTTCTATTGGTGGCCTGACCTGCACCGGAACCATTCCCCAGTCTTATCAGCTGACGTTAAAGGGAAGGACCATATTAAAACATGTCACAGGAGTTTCAAGGTTTCCAAGGATTCCCAAACGGGTGATGTGGGATATGCTGGCTACCAAGGTAGCTGACCGGGAATATTTACGCAACCGGCGGACCCATATTATAAAATGTCTGGAAGGTGCCTACCGCTCCCCTTTGCAGGTAAAGGAGTATTTAAAAGGCATGGGTATGGAAGAGGAGGAGGAGACGATTCTCGATGACCTCCGAAGCTTTGAAAATATTGGGCTTCAAGTGAAAAAGACAGGAAATACCTATCGGATCATGGATGAGATTACCGGTCTTGAACTGCCTTTTAAGAGCCATGGGCCGGTACCGGTGAAATCAGAGGTGTCCTTATGCAAGGATTATCTAAGATCCCATTTGAACCATGTGGATCATAGGTATCTGATTCTTTTGGATTTGGGATTTGACGGCACCTCTGACCGGGATTATGAGATACAGACAGCCCAGCTTCTGACTGGAGAACTTAACTTTAAGGGAGCCAGGCTTGGCGATACCAGAAAGCCGGATGTGTGCGTATATTATGGAGAAGATGGGCTGATCATTGATAATAAGGCTTATGGAAAGGGGTATTCCCTTCCGATCAAGCAGGCTGATGAGATGTACCGTTATATCGAGGAAAATAAGGAACGGAATGAGAAGCTTAATCCAAATAAGTGGTGGGAGATCTTTGACAAAGATGTGATTCACTATCACTTCGCATTTGTTTCCGGGGCCTTTACCGGCGGATTTAAGGAAAGGCTTGAGAACATCCGGATGCGTTCCGGGATTTACGGAGCCGCAGTCAATTCCATGAATCTTCTTTTGATGGCGGAAGAACTGAAGTCCGGAAGACTGGATTACAAAGAATGTTTTAAGCTTTTTGACTGCAATGACGAGATTGTGTTACAACGTTCTTAG
- a CDS encoding acyltransferase translates to MGKLQMTILAFIAISCCIHIRRQIQDTDYIKHLFLGNDAGKSRILYLDYIRLIAALFVILVHCVDFSTAGLTSGTKEWVAVQSLSSILLVCNTLFIMNSGALILREQRDSLASFYYKRFFQVALPFFCYYCIYILLSCQYFNSGFLSGIFRALKDMAAGPIGWAPHLWVIYVILSLYILAPFFSILLKHLNDSMLHGLAVLILLFRCLAVYLPAIGLPLNFELMISPWEGVFLLGYYFAQPISMKYRKAWWGLGFAACLFTVLCTALRPDYKAILLAEGAPAMILLAASVILMLRALEDRLPKPGIVMNFLIRHSYSILLVHWAVLYFVRERLHIAGLNFGMAGSTLLSFLLVLILSAAAAFLFDQTVVLCAQTLFKGLVHPLRSR, encoded by the coding sequence ATGGGAAAATTACAGATGACAATACTGGCTTTTATAGCAATTTCCTGCTGCATTCATATCAGGCGGCAGATCCAGGACACAGATTACATAAAACATCTGTTTTTAGGAAATGATGCCGGAAAAAGCAGGATTCTTTATCTGGATTATATCCGTCTGATTGCTGCTCTTTTCGTCATTTTAGTCCACTGTGTGGATTTTTCCACAGCCGGACTTACTTCCGGGACCAAAGAATGGGTGGCGGTGCAGTCTCTTTCTTCCATTCTTCTGGTTTGCAACACCCTGTTTATCATGAACAGCGGCGCTTTGATCCTTAGGGAACAAAGAGACAGCCTGGCTTCTTTTTACTATAAAAGATTCTTCCAGGTGGCCCTTCCCTTTTTTTGTTACTACTGCATTTATATCCTGCTCTCCTGCCAGTATTTCAATTCCGGCTTCCTAAGCGGCATTTTCAGAGCCTTAAAGGATATGGCGGCAGGCCCTATTGGGTGGGCCCCCCATTTATGGGTGATCTATGTCATTTTGTCTCTGTATATCCTGGCTCCTTTTTTCAGTATCCTATTAAAGCATCTAAACGACTCCATGCTTCACGGACTGGCGGTTTTAATCCTTCTCTTCCGCTGTCTGGCAGTTTATCTGCCTGCCATAGGCCTTCCCTTAAACTTTGAGCTTATGATCAGCCCATGGGAAGGGGTATTTTTACTTGGCTATTACTTTGCACAACCAATTTCCATGAAATACAGGAAAGCCTGGTGGGGACTAGGTTTCGCAGCCTGCTTATTTACCGTCCTCTGTACTGCCCTGCGGCCTGATTACAAGGCCATCCTTTTGGCAGAAGGCGCCCCTGCCATGATCCTCTTGGCAGCCTCGGTCATTCTTATGCTCCGCGCCCTGGAAGACCGGCTTCCAAAGCCTGGGATCGTAATGAACTTCTTAATCCGGCATAGTTATTCCATCCTGTTGGTACACTGGGCCGTGCTCTATTTTGTAAGGGAACGGCTCCATATCGCCGGACTTAATTTCGGAATGGCAGGCAGCACCCTGCTTTCCTTTCTTCTTGTTCTAATTCTGTCAGCCGCAGCGGCATTTCTCTTTGACCAGACCGTTGTTCTTTGTGCCCAAACCCTTTTTAAAGGCTTGGTACATCCATTAAGGAGCCGGTGA